The genomic interval GATCAGATCCTCAAATGAGTCTTCTTGGTATGATTGGTACTGCTATTGCTCCAATATTTGCTCCATTAGGATTTGGTACATGGCAAGCAGCTGTAGCAATTATTGCTGGTTTGGCTGCCAAGGAAGTAGTGGTTGCAACATTCGGTACTCTTGCGGGTATGGAGGAAGATGATGAAGAAGGAATTACTAACTTAATACATGATACTTTCACACCATTATCTGCATTTTCATTCATGGCATTTACATTGTTATATACTCCATGTTTTGCAGCTATTGGTGCAATTAAACAAGAAACCAACAGTTATAAATGGGCATTAACTATGTGCGCTATTACCTTAGTAACAGCATTCATTGTTTCATTCTTAATTTATAATATTGGTTTATTGGCAGGATTCGGATAATTAAATGTGGTGTTCTGTAATTAAGGTGGATTTTTTCCATCTTTTTTTTATTTTTTTTAAATTTTTAGGTATTCCTAAATATTTGATGTTGAATGTTACAAAATTTGTTTGGTGATAATTATGCGTAGTAAAAGTGGGATTAAAGGAGTTAAAGTTCCTAAAGATTCTGATGATTAATTTCATCTTTATTTAAAAACTTCGGATTTTTAGTCTTAACTAAATATTTATATACTTGATAAAATAAAATATGAATTAAGAAATTTTTAGTATGCCTAAAAATTATTTTAGGTAATGGTAGGTGATAATATGAAAACATTAAAAGATGCAAAACCTGGTGAAACAGTAACTTTAGTTAAATATCATGATACTGGAGATCTTGATTTGAGAAGACATTTATTGGGTATGGGATTTATTAAAGGAGCAAAGATTACTCTTAAAAAAGTAGCTACTTTAGGTGATCCTATCGAAATGAATGTAAAAGGTTATGATGTTTGTCTTCGTAAGGAAGAAGCTGAAAATATTGAAGTTATGTAGCTTCAATTTTTTATTATTTTATTTAAAGAACTATTTTTTTTATTTATGGTGTGGAATTATGAAATGTCGAATGTGTGGTTTTGAGTTCGATGAAAATGAATTGGAAAACAGAGGATGTTCTAGTTGCGGTAAACATAACTGTAATCAAGTTCATTGTCCAAATTGCGGATTCGGAAATTCTCCAGAACTAGGTCAGGAGTTTGAATTTATAACAAAACTTAAAAATAGATTTAATAAAAATGAATCAGAAAATGGTTCTATTTAATTCTTTCAATATTTAAGATTTCTTCAACTGTTTCATCAACAGTTATTTTTTCAGTATTGACATCAAGTCCGTTTTCTTTTAATTTATATAAAATTTCAGTTGTTGTCGGTGCTTTTAGGTGAGCTTTTTTTAATAATTCTTTATTTGAAAATATCTGGTGCTTATTGCCTTTGGCTATTATTTCACCATTGTATAAAATGAATATTTTATCTGCAAAATGATTTACCATTTCAATGTCATGTGATGATATTACAATACTCATTCCTTCATTATTAAGGTTATTCAAGATATTCAATACTTTGTCAACACCTTCTGGATCAAGACCTGCTGTTGGTTCATCTAAAATCATAATTTCGGGTTTCATTGCAACTATGCCTGCAATAGCTATTCTTTTTTGTTGGCCTCCACTTAGATGATGTGGTGTTTTATCTTCAAAACCACTCATTCCAACCATTTTCAATGATTCGGCGATTCTGTTTTTAACTTCATCATAATCAAGGCCTAAATTCATAGGTCCAAAAGCAACATCTTCTTTAACAGTTGGTGCAAATAATTGGTCATTAGGATCTTGAAATACGATTCCTACTTTTTGTCTTACTTTAAGTAGCTCTTCACGATTAAAGATTATCTTTTCACCATCAATTTCAACATGTCCTGATGTAGGTTCCGTTAAACCATTAAAATGTGAAAAAAGTGTTGATTTGCCGGCACCATTAGGTCCCATAATTGCAATTTTCTCTCCTTTTTTAATTTGAATATTCACATTTTTTAAAGCTTTAGTTCCGTCAGGGTAAGTAAAAGATAAATTTTTTGTCTCTAAATGAATTTTTTCCATTTTGCCACCTAGTTAATAGATAAATTTTGGCCGAAGTAACCTAATTGACCACTATATTTGAACATGATAATCTCAAGTATAATTACT from Methanobrevibacter gottschalkii DSM 11977 carries:
- a CDS encoding ATP-binding cassette domain-containing protein translates to MEKIHLETKNLSFTYPDGTKALKNVNIQIKKGEKIAIMGPNGAGKSTLFSHFNGLTEPTSGHVEIDGEKIIFNREELLKVRQKVGIVFQDPNDQLFAPTVKEDVAFGPMNLGLDYDEVKNRIAESLKMVGMSGFEDKTPHHLSGGQQKRIAIAGIVAMKPEIMILDEPTAGLDPEGVDKVLNILNNLNNEGMSIVISSHDIEMVNHFADKIFILYNGEIIAKGNKHQIFSNKELLKKAHLKAPTTTEILYKLKENGLDVNTEKITVDETVEEILNIERIK
- a CDS encoding FeoA family protein; its protein translation is MKTLKDAKPGETVTLVKYHDTGDLDLRRHLLGMGFIKGAKITLKKVATLGDPIEMNVKGYDVCLRKEEAENIEVM